The Daucus carota subsp. sativus chromosome 2, DH1 v3.0, whole genome shotgun sequence genome includes a window with the following:
- the LOC108205992 gene encoding TMV resistance protein N isoform X4 has product MGCYKSMGRSIFPVYYNIEPSAVRHQTGSFDEAFREHGTQFHMDRLSKWRITLTSMAGLTGYNVHENMSQTDIINKIVDRILLEINPLTLDVAKYPVGLDPRVKALTTLLSSGTEGVIRIGIHGMGGVGKTTLAKAVYNQNIQGFQGSCFLANVREVLKRENGLVCLQQKLMDTILKRKSDKIDNVDQGIELIRARICSKKVLIVIDDLDSKRPLEFLEGPFALGSIIIITTRNEDLLDSIKVEAKYKVNELGDAESCLLFAQHAFGDIKIPDTFMELSREILGHAGGLPLALKVFGSNLLNQPVEEWSWFIDKLKRVSIEDVENKLAVSFEALNLVDPMLQNFYLDIACFFIGYKKEIVAKIMETCYTFVDHNFDILRKRCLLTTNGEDELQMHDLLRDMGKKIARNNSFGEPGKHSRLWASKDICDVLKNNKGAESLECIIPRDNQDAFDGVSFTTETFKSMNKLRFLCLEKVNLNGSFESIFEDLRWLCWDFCPLKCLPSEFNPQKLVILELPHSKMRTMWELNTVLHDFEKLKTLNMSYSLDLSTTPDFSNLPCLENLNFEYCACLEEVHVSIGSLERLVSLNLHGCVNLRSLQDSICNLRGLQCLNIGGCSRLEALPFELGNIESLTELKAWGLSVSEIPESIGRLSKLVELELNNNKSLEYLPDTICNLRSLEILDVNDCSSLEALPDWIGLLGKLVELRLSCNKNLETRPNTICNLRSLEILDISECEKLEILPDQLWKLTSLWELDARGVPLLKELPDIELSQIPLALQRLDLTGSALTALPYGTSQLTNLEDLVLKGCDHLLSITELPPNLKRIMADDCSSLERLPNLSELKQLRNLHLAYCVGLPEIVGLDELPSLRELDLGRRSSASASLGNTFTKRLFQIYCGFGHLIHICVSELPYWISQSSTLGSTFSLDVPPNVLGMILCFKHLGDWDNLHNSDPIEYSVKNTTSGFTLQGSFDNFRFDSFMVILPRSLISNSDDGDRIQLRTTNADILGIHLLYKHEIPMIDHVLGKHMTSFDELKLVTPVLQDIFLDLACFFVGRKKDEVVQILETYYCNVERNIDILKEKWLLVINDRDELRMDDLLQHMGRNIAHKNTHKEHGQQSRLWLSLDIYDVLKKQKGAEAIEGIIPRKAYYRDALMGESFTTEAFKNMCNLRFLYLKKVNLTGSFEQTFENLRWLYWEFCTLNCLPSDFDPQKLVILELPHSNMRSLWELNKVSRVFEKLKTLNMSFSQNLSSTPDFTKLPCLEILNFESCKSLEELHISIGSLVSLVCLNLNSCVKLRSLPDTICDLTALKVLNISQCSSLGALPTELGNIESLEKLFAWGVPVSVLSDSIGRLSKLVELIIRYNKNIETLPDTICNLRSLEILDISGCETLDILPDQLWKLTRLKKLYACGILLEELPDIDSNQIALSLQNLDLSNSCITAMPSGISQLLELHKLDLIGCCELMSIEELPPNLRRIIACGCISLERLPNLSNLKQLEILDLTNCSGLTEILSLEVLTSLRELYLGGCSPSLLAYTFTKSLFQIYSEFGHQIIICIWSEEFPKWISQGEYGTTMSLDLAPNMAHNYLGMILCFKCQAGGGSFLIDYSLKTSASNFIKSDTEMEVYGACMIIVPRSIFSVRDGDNRIELTAGGYAEISGLHLLYKTENCRRRKRGTNMLNSRKTWKVNEN; this is encoded by the exons ATGGGTTGTTACAAATCAATGGGAAGATCAATTTTTCCTGTCTATTACAACATTGAACCATCTGCAGTGCGGCACCAAACTGGGAGTTTTGATGAAGCTTTCAGAGAACATGGAACACAGTTTCATATGGATAGATTGAGTAAGTGGCGAATCACACTGACCAGCATGGCGGGCCTCACTGGATACAATGTTCATGAAAATAT GTCTCAAACTGATATTATAAATAAGATTGTTGATAGGATTTTACTCGAAATTAATCCATTGACTCTGGACGTTGCCAAATATCCTGTTGGTTTGGATCCTCGTGTTAAAGCCCTAACAACATTGTTGAGCAGTGGCACAGAAGGTGTCATTAGGATAGGTATACATGGTATGGGCGGAGTTGGAAAAACAACTCTTGCGAAAGCCGTGTATAACCAAAACATTCAAGGCTTTCAGGGTAGCTGCTTCTTAGCAAATGTTAGGGAGGTTTTAAAACGAGAAAACGGCCTAGTATGTTTACAACAGAAACTTATGGACACTATTCTTAAACGTAAGAGCGATAAGATTGACAATGTTGATCAAGGAATTGAGTTGATAAGAGCTAGAATATGTTCAAAAAAAGTTCTCATAGTTATTGATGATTTGGACAGCAAAAGACCCCTGGAATTTTTAGAAGGACCATTTGCTTTGGGTAGTATAATCATtataacaacaagaaatgaGGATCTACTTGATTCAATTAAAGTAGAAGCTAAGTACAAAGTAAATGAATTAGGTGATGCTGAATCATGTCTACTTTTTGCCCAACATGCATTCGGTGATATCAAAATACCCGACACATTTATGGAGTTGTCTCGAGAAATTCTAGGACATGCTGGAGGGCTTCCCTTGGCTCTTAAAGTTTTTGGCTCGAACTTGCTTAACCAACCTGTGGAAGAATGGAGTTGGTTCATCGATAAATTGAAGCGCGTCTCTATTGAAGATGTTGAGAATAAACTTGCGGTCAGCTTTGAAGCATTGAACTTGGTTGATCCTATGCTGCAAAACTTTTACCTAGACATTGCTTGTTTTTTCATTGGATACAAGAAAGAGATAGTTGCGAAGATAATGGAAACTTGTTACACATTTGTTGATCATAATTTTGACATTCTAAGGAAAAGGTGTTTACTAACGACCAATGGTGAAGATGAGCTGCAGATGCATGATCTGCTTCGGGATATGGGAAAGAAAATTGCACGCAACAACTCTTTTGGTGAGCCTGGAAAACATAGTAGATTATGGGCATCGAAAGATATATGTGATGTGTTGAAGAATAATAAG GGAGCAGAATCATTAGAATGTATCATCCCACGGGACAACCAGGATGCATTTGATGGAGTATCATTCACAACGGAAACATTTAAGAGTATGAATAAATTAAGATTTCTGTGCCTCGAAAAGGTAAACCTCAATGGAAGCTTTGAGAGTATTTTTGAAGATTTGAGGTGGTTGTGTTGGGACTTTTGCCCTCTGAAATGTTTGCCTTCTGAATTTAACCCGCAAAAACTTGTTATCCTTGAATTGCCCCATAGCAAAATGAGAACAATGTGGGAGCTAAACACA GTTTTACATGATTTTGAAAAGCTAAAGACTCTGAACATGTCATATTCTCTAGATTTAAGTACAACTCCAGACTTCAGTAATTTACCGTGTCTtgagaatttaaattttgagtATTGTGCATGCTTGGAGGAGGTCCACGTATCAATTGGAAGTTTGGAGAGGCTTGTTTCCTTAAATTTGCATGGCTGTGTGAACCTAAGAAGTCTTCAGGACAGTATTTGCAACTTAAGAGGATTGCAATGTTTAAATATTGGTGGTTGCAGTAGACTGGAAGCATTGCcttttgagcttggaaacattGAATCCCTAACAGAGCTCAAGGCATGGGGACTAAGTGTTTCTGAAATACCAGAATCAATCGGACGTCTCAGTAAACTTGTTGAGCTGGAATTGAACAATAACAAGAGCCTTGAATATCTTCCAGATACCATCTGCAACCTTAGATCATTGGAAATTCTTGATGTTAATGATTGCAGTAGTCTGGAAGCATTACCAGATTGGATAGGACTTCTTGGTAAGCTTGTTGAGCTGAGATTAAGCTGTAACAAGAACCTTGAAACTCGTCCAAACACCATATGCAACCTGAGGTCATTGGAAATTCTTGATATTTCTGAATGTGAAAAACTTGAAATATTACCAGATCAACTGTGGAAGCTTACAAGCCTATGGGAGCTAGATGCAAGAGGTGTTCCTCTGTTAAAAGAACTTCCTGATATAGAATTAAGCCAGATCCCATTAGCATTGCAAAGGTTAGATTTAACTGGCAGTGCTCTCACTGCACTACCGTACGGTACTAGCCAGCTCACAAACCTAGAAGATCTTGTTCTTAAAGGTTGTGATCATCTGTTGTCCATCACAGAACTTCCTCCTAATCTAAAACGCATAATGGCAGATGATTGTTCATCTTTGGAAAGATTACCAAATCTATCGGAGTTAAAACAGTTGAGGAATTTGCATCTTGCATATTGTGTTGGTTTGCCAGAGATTGTAGGCTTAGATGAACTCCCATCTCTAAGAGAACTTGATCTGGGACGTCGCTCCTCCGCCAGCGCATCTCTTGGAAACACTTTCACTAAACGTTTGTTTCAG ATATATTGTGGATTTGGGCATCTAATACATATTTGCGTTTCGGAGCTTCCATATTGGATTAGTCAGTCGAGTACTTTAGGGTCAACATTCTCTTTAGATGTTCCTCCAAACGTACTAGGGATGATTCTCTGCTTTAAGCACTTGGGTGACTGGGATAATTTACATAATTCTGATCCAATTGAGTATTCTGTTAAGAATACCACAAGTGGCTTTACATTGCAAGGCAGTTTTGACAACTTCAGGTTTGATTCATTTATGGTGATATTGCCAAGATCATTAATTTCCAACAGTGATGATGGTGATAGAATTCAGTTAAGAACGACAAATGCCGATATTCTTGGAATACATCTACTGTACAAACATGAGATTCCAATGATTGACCATGTTTTGGGAAAACACATGACTAGCTTTGATGAGTTGAAATTGGTTACTCCTGTACTGCAGGATATTTTCCTAGATCTTGCTTGTTTTTTCGTAGGACGGAAGAAAGATGAGGTTGTTCAGATACTGGAAACTTACTATTGCAATGTAGAACGCAATATTGATATTCTGAAGGAAAAATGGTTACTGGTGATCAATGATAGAGATGAGTTGAGGATGGATGATCTGCTACAACATATGGGAAGAAATATTGCTcataaaaacactcataaaGAGCATGGACAGCAAAGTAGATTATGGTTATCATTAGATATATATGACGTGTTGAAGAAGCAAAAG GGAGCAGAAGCTATTGAAGGTATCATTCCTCGCAAAGCTTACTATAGGGATGCACTTATGGGTGAATCATTCACTACAGAAGCATTTAAAAACATGTGCAATTTAAGATTTCTTTACCTCAAGAAGGTAAATCTCACTGGAAGCTTTGAACAGACATTTGAAAATTTGAGGTGGCTCTATTGGGAGTTTTGTACTTTAAACTGCTTACCTTCCGACTTTGACCCGCAAAAACTTGTTATTCTAGAGTTGCCTCATAGCAATATGAGAAGCCTGTGGGAACTAAACAAG GTTTCACGTGTTTTTGAAAAGTTAAAAACTCTAAACATGtctttttctcaaaatttatcTTCGACTCCGGACTTCACTAAGTTACCATGTCTTGAAATCTTAAATTTTGAGAGTTGTAAAAGCTTGGAGGAGCTCCACATATCTATCGGAAGTTTGGTGAGTCTTGTTTGCTTAAACCTGAATAGTTGTGTGAAGCTAAGAAGTCTTCCAGACACCATTTGTGACTTAACAGCATTGAAAGTTCTAAATATTAGTCAATGCAGTAGTCTAGGAGCATTGCCTACAGAGTTGGGGAACATTGAATCCCTAGAAAAGCTTTTTGCCTGGGGAGTACCTGTTTCAGTTTTATCGGATTCGATCGGACGTCTTAGTAAGCTTGTAGAGCTTATTATTCGTTATAACAAGAACATTGAAACTCTTCCTGACACCATTTGCAACCTGAGATCGTTGGAAATTCTTGATATTTCTGGATGTGAAACATTAGATATATTGCCAGATCAACTATGGAAGCTTACAAGGTTAAAGAAACTATATGCATGTGGTATTCTATTAGAAGAACTCCCTGATATAGATTCAAACCAGATTGCATTATCATTGCAAAACTTAGATCTATCTAATAGTTGTATCACTGCCATGCCGTCCGGTATTAGTCAGCTCTTGGAACTGCATAAACTTGATCTTATTGGATGTTGTGAACTCATGTCCATCGAAGAACTTCCTCCTAATCTAAGACGGATAATAGCATGTGGCTGCATTTCTCTTGAAAGATTACCAAATCTATCCAATTTGAAGCAGTTAGAGATTTTGGACCTTACAAATTGTAGTGGTTTAACAGAGATTCTTAGCTTGGAGGTACTCACTTCTCTACGGGAACTTTATTTGGGAGGTTGCAGCCCATCTCTTCTGGCATACACTTTCACAAAAAGTTTATTTCAG ATATACTCTGAATTTGGGCATCAAATCATTATCTGCATTTGGTCAGAAGAGTTTCCAAAATGGATTAGTCAAGGTGAATATGGGACAACAATGTCTTTGGATTTGGCACCTAATATGGCACACAATTACCTGGGGATGATTCTCTGCTTCAAATGCCAAGCAGGTGGCGGGTcttttttaattgattattcTCTTAAGACTTCGGCAAGTAATTTTATAAAGAGcgacactgagatggaggtatATGGCGCATGTATGATAATAGTACCAAGATCAATCTTCTCGGTCAGAGATGGTGACAACAGAATTGAGTTAACAGCAGGTGGATATGCAGAAATTTCAGGGCTGCATTTATTATACAAAACAGAGAACtgtagaagaagaaaaagaggaaCAAATATGCTGAACAGTAGAAAAACTTGGAAAGTGAATGAGAATTGA
- the LOC108205992 gene encoding TMV resistance protein N isoform X1, producing MASSSYNQSPSSSSVLTSPPAYDVFLSFRGVDTRYTFIDYLYDALGRYGIRTFKDDRELCTGDVISDSLLKAIQGSKTYVVVFSENYASSTWCLDELVEIMGCYKSMGRSIFPVYYNIEPSAVRHQTGSFDEAFREHGTQFHMDRLSKWRITLTSMAGLTGYNVHENMSQTDIINKIVDRILLEINPLTLDVAKYPVGLDPRVKALTTLLSSGTEGVIRIGIHGMGGVGKTTLAKAVYNQNIQGFQGSCFLANVREVLKRENGLVCLQQKLMDTILKRKSDKIDNVDQGIELIRARICSKKVLIVIDDLDSKRPLEFLEGPFALGSIIIITTRNEDLLDSIKVEAKYKVNELGDAESCLLFAQHAFGDIKIPDTFMELSREILGHAGGLPLALKVFGSNLLNQPVEEWSWFIDKLKRVSIEDVENKLAVSFEALNLVDPMLQNFYLDIACFFIGYKKEIVAKIMETCYTFVDHNFDILRKRCLLTTNGEDELQMHDLLRDMGKKIARNNSFGEPGKHSRLWASKDICDVLKNNKGAESLECIIPRDNQDAFDGVSFTTETFKSMNKLRFLCLEKVNLNGSFESIFEDLRWLCWDFCPLKCLPSEFNPQKLVILELPHSKMRTMWELNTVLHDFEKLKTLNMSYSLDLSTTPDFSNLPCLENLNFEYCACLEEVHVSIGSLERLVSLNLHGCVNLRSLQDSICNLRGLQCLNIGGCSRLEALPFELGNIESLTELKAWGLSVSEIPESIGRLSKLVELELNNNKSLEYLPDTICNLRSLEILDVNDCSSLEALPDWIGLLGKLVELRLSCNKNLETRPNTICNLRSLEILDISECEKLEILPDQLWKLTSLWELDARGVPLLKELPDIELSQIPLALQRLDLTGSALTALPYGTSQLTNLEDLVLKGCDHLLSITELPPNLKRIMADDCSSLERLPNLSELKQLRNLHLAYCVGLPEIVGLDELPSLRELDLGRRSSASASLGNTFTKRLFQIYCGFGHLIHICVSELPYWISQSSTLGSTFSLDVPPNVLGMILCFKHLGDWDNLHNSDPIEYSVKNTTSGFTLQGSFDNFRFDSFMVILPRSLISNSDDGDRIQLRTTNADILGIHLLYKHEIPMIDHVLGKHMTSFDELKLVTPVLQDIFLDLACFFVGRKKDEVVQILETYYCNVERNIDILKEKWLLVINDRDELRMDDLLQHMGRNIAHKNTHKEHGQQSRLWLSLDIYDVLKKQKGAEAIEGIIPRKAYYRDALMGESFTTEAFKNMCNLRFLYLKKVNLTGSFEQTFENLRWLYWEFCTLNCLPSDFDPQKLVILELPHSNMRSLWELNKVSRVFEKLKTLNMSFSQNLSSTPDFTKLPCLEILNFESCKSLEELHISIGSLVSLVCLNLNSCVKLRSLPDTICDLTALKVLNISQCSSLGALPTELGNIESLEKLFAWGVPVSVLSDSIGRLSKLVELIIRYNKNIETLPDTICNLRSLEILDISGCETLDILPDQLWKLTRLKKLYACGILLEELPDIDSNQIALSLQNLDLSNSCITAMPSGISQLLELHKLDLIGCCELMSIEELPPNLRRIIACGCISLERLPNLSNLKQLEILDLTNCSGLTEILSLEVLTSLRELYLGGCSPSLLAYTFTKSLFQIYSEFGHQIIICIWSEEFPKWISQGEYGTTMSLDLAPNMAHNYLGMILCFKCQAGGGSFLIDYSLKTSASNFIKSDTEMEVYGACMIIVPRSIFSVRDGDNRIELTAGGYAEISGLHLLYKTENCRRRKRGTNMLNSRKTWKVNEN from the exons ATGGCTTCTTCGAGTTATAATCAAAGTCCGTCATCCTCTTCTGTTTTAACTTCACCTCCTGCTTATGATGTTTTCTTAAGCTTCAGAGGTGTAGATACACGGTATACATTTATTGATTATCTGTATGATGCCTTAGGTCGCTATGGTATCCGAACTTTTAAGGATGATCGTGAGCTATGCACTGGAGATGTAATCTCAGATTCACTGCTTAAGGCTATTCAGGGTTCCAAGACTTATGTTGTCGTCTTCTCTGAAAACTATGCTTCCTCCACATGGTGCCTTGACGAGCTTGTAGAGATCATGGGTTGTTACAAATCAATGGGAAGATCAATTTTTCCTGTCTATTACAACATTGAACCATCTGCAGTGCGGCACCAAACTGGGAGTTTTGATGAAGCTTTCAGAGAACATGGAACACAGTTTCATATGGATAGATTGAGTAAGTGGCGAATCACACTGACCAGCATGGCGGGCCTCACTGGATACAATGTTCATGAAAATAT GTCTCAAACTGATATTATAAATAAGATTGTTGATAGGATTTTACTCGAAATTAATCCATTGACTCTGGACGTTGCCAAATATCCTGTTGGTTTGGATCCTCGTGTTAAAGCCCTAACAACATTGTTGAGCAGTGGCACAGAAGGTGTCATTAGGATAGGTATACATGGTATGGGCGGAGTTGGAAAAACAACTCTTGCGAAAGCCGTGTATAACCAAAACATTCAAGGCTTTCAGGGTAGCTGCTTCTTAGCAAATGTTAGGGAGGTTTTAAAACGAGAAAACGGCCTAGTATGTTTACAACAGAAACTTATGGACACTATTCTTAAACGTAAGAGCGATAAGATTGACAATGTTGATCAAGGAATTGAGTTGATAAGAGCTAGAATATGTTCAAAAAAAGTTCTCATAGTTATTGATGATTTGGACAGCAAAAGACCCCTGGAATTTTTAGAAGGACCATTTGCTTTGGGTAGTATAATCATtataacaacaagaaatgaGGATCTACTTGATTCAATTAAAGTAGAAGCTAAGTACAAAGTAAATGAATTAGGTGATGCTGAATCATGTCTACTTTTTGCCCAACATGCATTCGGTGATATCAAAATACCCGACACATTTATGGAGTTGTCTCGAGAAATTCTAGGACATGCTGGAGGGCTTCCCTTGGCTCTTAAAGTTTTTGGCTCGAACTTGCTTAACCAACCTGTGGAAGAATGGAGTTGGTTCATCGATAAATTGAAGCGCGTCTCTATTGAAGATGTTGAGAATAAACTTGCGGTCAGCTTTGAAGCATTGAACTTGGTTGATCCTATGCTGCAAAACTTTTACCTAGACATTGCTTGTTTTTTCATTGGATACAAGAAAGAGATAGTTGCGAAGATAATGGAAACTTGTTACACATTTGTTGATCATAATTTTGACATTCTAAGGAAAAGGTGTTTACTAACGACCAATGGTGAAGATGAGCTGCAGATGCATGATCTGCTTCGGGATATGGGAAAGAAAATTGCACGCAACAACTCTTTTGGTGAGCCTGGAAAACATAGTAGATTATGGGCATCGAAAGATATATGTGATGTGTTGAAGAATAATAAG GGAGCAGAATCATTAGAATGTATCATCCCACGGGACAACCAGGATGCATTTGATGGAGTATCATTCACAACGGAAACATTTAAGAGTATGAATAAATTAAGATTTCTGTGCCTCGAAAAGGTAAACCTCAATGGAAGCTTTGAGAGTATTTTTGAAGATTTGAGGTGGTTGTGTTGGGACTTTTGCCCTCTGAAATGTTTGCCTTCTGAATTTAACCCGCAAAAACTTGTTATCCTTGAATTGCCCCATAGCAAAATGAGAACAATGTGGGAGCTAAACACA GTTTTACATGATTTTGAAAAGCTAAAGACTCTGAACATGTCATATTCTCTAGATTTAAGTACAACTCCAGACTTCAGTAATTTACCGTGTCTtgagaatttaaattttgagtATTGTGCATGCTTGGAGGAGGTCCACGTATCAATTGGAAGTTTGGAGAGGCTTGTTTCCTTAAATTTGCATGGCTGTGTGAACCTAAGAAGTCTTCAGGACAGTATTTGCAACTTAAGAGGATTGCAATGTTTAAATATTGGTGGTTGCAGTAGACTGGAAGCATTGCcttttgagcttggaaacattGAATCCCTAACAGAGCTCAAGGCATGGGGACTAAGTGTTTCTGAAATACCAGAATCAATCGGACGTCTCAGTAAACTTGTTGAGCTGGAATTGAACAATAACAAGAGCCTTGAATATCTTCCAGATACCATCTGCAACCTTAGATCATTGGAAATTCTTGATGTTAATGATTGCAGTAGTCTGGAAGCATTACCAGATTGGATAGGACTTCTTGGTAAGCTTGTTGAGCTGAGATTAAGCTGTAACAAGAACCTTGAAACTCGTCCAAACACCATATGCAACCTGAGGTCATTGGAAATTCTTGATATTTCTGAATGTGAAAAACTTGAAATATTACCAGATCAACTGTGGAAGCTTACAAGCCTATGGGAGCTAGATGCAAGAGGTGTTCCTCTGTTAAAAGAACTTCCTGATATAGAATTAAGCCAGATCCCATTAGCATTGCAAAGGTTAGATTTAACTGGCAGTGCTCTCACTGCACTACCGTACGGTACTAGCCAGCTCACAAACCTAGAAGATCTTGTTCTTAAAGGTTGTGATCATCTGTTGTCCATCACAGAACTTCCTCCTAATCTAAAACGCATAATGGCAGATGATTGTTCATCTTTGGAAAGATTACCAAATCTATCGGAGTTAAAACAGTTGAGGAATTTGCATCTTGCATATTGTGTTGGTTTGCCAGAGATTGTAGGCTTAGATGAACTCCCATCTCTAAGAGAACTTGATCTGGGACGTCGCTCCTCCGCCAGCGCATCTCTTGGAAACACTTTCACTAAACGTTTGTTTCAG ATATATTGTGGATTTGGGCATCTAATACATATTTGCGTTTCGGAGCTTCCATATTGGATTAGTCAGTCGAGTACTTTAGGGTCAACATTCTCTTTAGATGTTCCTCCAAACGTACTAGGGATGATTCTCTGCTTTAAGCACTTGGGTGACTGGGATAATTTACATAATTCTGATCCAATTGAGTATTCTGTTAAGAATACCACAAGTGGCTTTACATTGCAAGGCAGTTTTGACAACTTCAGGTTTGATTCATTTATGGTGATATTGCCAAGATCATTAATTTCCAACAGTGATGATGGTGATAGAATTCAGTTAAGAACGACAAATGCCGATATTCTTGGAATACATCTACTGTACAAACATGAGATTCCAATGATTGACCATGTTTTGGGAAAACACATGACTAGCTTTGATGAGTTGAAATTGGTTACTCCTGTACTGCAGGATATTTTCCTAGATCTTGCTTGTTTTTTCGTAGGACGGAAGAAAGATGAGGTTGTTCAGATACTGGAAACTTACTATTGCAATGTAGAACGCAATATTGATATTCTGAAGGAAAAATGGTTACTGGTGATCAATGATAGAGATGAGTTGAGGATGGATGATCTGCTACAACATATGGGAAGAAATATTGCTcataaaaacactcataaaGAGCATGGACAGCAAAGTAGATTATGGTTATCATTAGATATATATGACGTGTTGAAGAAGCAAAAG GGAGCAGAAGCTATTGAAGGTATCATTCCTCGCAAAGCTTACTATAGGGATGCACTTATGGGTGAATCATTCACTACAGAAGCATTTAAAAACATGTGCAATTTAAGATTTCTTTACCTCAAGAAGGTAAATCTCACTGGAAGCTTTGAACAGACATTTGAAAATTTGAGGTGGCTCTATTGGGAGTTTTGTACTTTAAACTGCTTACCTTCCGACTTTGACCCGCAAAAACTTGTTATTCTAGAGTTGCCTCATAGCAATATGAGAAGCCTGTGGGAACTAAACAAG GTTTCACGTGTTTTTGAAAAGTTAAAAACTCTAAACATGtctttttctcaaaatttatcTTCGACTCCGGACTTCACTAAGTTACCATGTCTTGAAATCTTAAATTTTGAGAGTTGTAAAAGCTTGGAGGAGCTCCACATATCTATCGGAAGTTTGGTGAGTCTTGTTTGCTTAAACCTGAATAGTTGTGTGAAGCTAAGAAGTCTTCCAGACACCATTTGTGACTTAACAGCATTGAAAGTTCTAAATATTAGTCAATGCAGTAGTCTAGGAGCATTGCCTACAGAGTTGGGGAACATTGAATCCCTAGAAAAGCTTTTTGCCTGGGGAGTACCTGTTTCAGTTTTATCGGATTCGATCGGACGTCTTAGTAAGCTTGTAGAGCTTATTATTCGTTATAACAAGAACATTGAAACTCTTCCTGACACCATTTGCAACCTGAGATCGTTGGAAATTCTTGATATTTCTGGATGTGAAACATTAGATATATTGCCAGATCAACTATGGAAGCTTACAAGGTTAAAGAAACTATATGCATGTGGTATTCTATTAGAAGAACTCCCTGATATAGATTCAAACCAGATTGCATTATCATTGCAAAACTTAGATCTATCTAATAGTTGTATCACTGCCATGCCGTCCGGTATTAGTCAGCTCTTGGAACTGCATAAACTTGATCTTATTGGATGTTGTGAACTCATGTCCATCGAAGAACTTCCTCCTAATCTAAGACGGATAATAGCATGTGGCTGCATTTCTCTTGAAAGATTACCAAATCTATCCAATTTGAAGCAGTTAGAGATTTTGGACCTTACAAATTGTAGTGGTTTAACAGAGATTCTTAGCTTGGAGGTACTCACTTCTCTACGGGAACTTTATTTGGGAGGTTGCAGCCCATCTCTTCTGGCATACACTTTCACAAAAAGTTTATTTCAG ATATACTCTGAATTTGGGCATCAAATCATTATCTGCATTTGGTCAGAAGAGTTTCCAAAATGGATTAGTCAAGGTGAATATGGGACAACAATGTCTTTGGATTTGGCACCTAATATGGCACACAATTACCTGGGGATGATTCTCTGCTTCAAATGCCAAGCAGGTGGCGGGTcttttttaattgattattcTCTTAAGACTTCGGCAAGTAATTTTATAAAGAGcgacactgagatggaggtatATGGCGCATGTATGATAATAGTACCAAGATCAATCTTCTCGGTCAGAGATGGTGACAACAGAATTGAGTTAACAGCAGGTGGATATGCAGAAATTTCAGGGCTGCATTTATTATACAAAACAGAGAACtgtagaagaagaaaaagaggaaCAAATATGCTGAACAGTAGAAAAACTTGGAAAGTGAATGAGAATTGA